Within the Pseudomonadota bacterium genome, the region TACGCATCGGCCGCGCGCTTCCGGTTGTTTCGTTCCGATGGGGGTGCAGCGCTGGGGGGGGACACGAGCGCCTCCACGCCCCGAGCTCGCAGGCGAGTTAGCGCGGCTTTGACTGCCTGCTCGGCCCAGGGGACATCTTCGGCTAAGCTCCTAGCGACTAGGACTCTCGGGCCGGCCCATGGGTTTTGCGCCTGCAGTGGGAGTGCCATGGCCTGCACCAGGAGAGCCAGAGCAAAGGTCGAGGTTAGGTGAAAGGGTCGCAGCAGTCGGCCGGTGTTCCGAGAGAGCGCATTGGGCGCTACGCGCTTCTGGAGTCTCTTGGCGCCGGTGGCATGGGCGAGGTGCACAGGGCACGTATCTTCGCTGCCGCGGGGGTTGTCAAAGACCTGTGCATCAAACGCATTCGCTCGGAGCGACTCACACGGCCCGGCGCCCTGGAACGCTTCATCCGCGAAGCACGCCTGAGCATGCGCCTCACCCACAGCAACATTGTCCCTGTGTTCGACTTTGGGCGCTCGGGCGACGAGTACTACCTGGTCATGGAGTGGGTGGACGGCACGGACATGGCGGCTGTCTTGCACGAGGCTCGCACGGGTACGCCGCTGCCGCCCGAGGTGGCGGCTTACGTGGCCGCCGAGGTCGCGCGAGCACTTGCGTACGCGCACGAGTCCGGCGACGACGAGGGCCGTCCCATTGTTCACCGAGATGTGAAGCCGGCCAATGTGTTGATCTCGAATTCCGGGGAAGTCAAAATCAGCGATTTTGGCATGGCCATGGTGGCCGGCGACGCACCCGACAGCGTGGGTGGCACGCCCGGCTACATGGCACCTGAACAAAGCCGTGGTGAGGCTCCGCATCCCTGCTCGGACCTGTATGCGCTCGGAGTCCTGCTGGCGGAGATGATCACCGGGCAGCGTCCGCAGCCCGGACAGAAGGACCCGCAGGGCGCACCCAGTAAGGACACCGTACCACAAGCGCTCCGGTCCCTGCTCGGCGCGCTGCTGAGCGTCGAGGTCGAGCAACGGCCTGCCAGCGCGCGCGAGGTGGCCAACGCGCTCGAGCAGTACGTCGCAGCCGCCCGGGCAAGCAGCGGCCACTCCCCGCGCGATGAGCTTGCCGAACGTGCCAAGCGCTGTCGCAGCAGAGCCGGGAAGCAAGAGAGCGGCGAGCTAACGCTCGAAACCGATTTCCTGCGCGACGGCGCCGACCCCGATTTCACCGATCGCATGACCACGCACGCGACGCTGCCCGACCAAAGGTCGCCGCGAGACTCGGGCCCGGCAGGACCAGCGCCCCAACCGGCCGAGCCCAAGCGTCAGGCCAGCCCCACCGGCCGAGCCGCCCCGGCCATCGCGCTGTTGGCTGGCTGCGTGCTGATTGCCTGGCTGGCCGCGAGCGGTGTCGACTGGTCCTTTCTTGGCACCCCTTCCGCGGGCAAGCAGGTCTCCGAGAAAAGCGGCTCTCGTGCAGGCACCGGTACCCATTCCGCGACCCCGGTGGTTTCCATCGCGCCAGCGCGCTCCCCGGATCCGCCCAGCCCGGTCCGCATGTCCACGCTGGGCGACCCGCGTGGCGCCAAGGCCGAGACGCCAGCGGGGCGGCCGCCAGGCGCCGGCCCGACGCGCGCCAAGGGTCCGGCATCCTCACGAGCCTCGGGGCTCGACTCGGCAGCCGGGAAGCGACCCGGCAGGTTGCGCCCGGTCAGAGCACGCCGGGGCCAGCTCAAGCAGGTAGCAGCAGCACGCCACGAAGCGGGGGCGAGCCCAGCAGCGCGGGGAGCGGCGGGCAGCCAAGCGGGGATGGGCACAACGCCCGTTCCAGGAAGGCTCAGCATCAACGCCATCCCGTGGGCAGAAGTCTACTTGGGACACCGCAAGCTGGGGGTCACTCCGCTTTTCGGGCTCGAGCTTTCCCCGGGTGACCATAACCTGCGCTTGGTCAACCGGCCGCTCGGGACCGAGCGCCAGAGTAGAGTCCGCATCGAGTCGGGTAGGACGCGCAACCTCGTGGTCGACCTGCGCTAGCCTGGGCTTGCCTGGGCTTGCCTGGGCTTGGCCGAGGCTAGCTTAAGCTGGTTGGCTAGGGATCAGCGGATCAGCGCACCAAGTACGGGTTCTCGTAGATCGAGATGATGGGAACTCCGTCGTAGGTCAGGACATGAACGGGCTGCACGCGCCCGT harbors:
- a CDS encoding protein kinase; the encoded protein is MKGSQQSAGVPRERIGRYALLESLGAGGMGEVHRARIFAAAGVVKDLCIKRIRSERLTRPGALERFIREARLSMRLTHSNIVPVFDFGRSGDEYYLVMEWVDGTDMAAVLHEARTGTPLPPEVAAYVAAEVARALAYAHESGDDEGRPIVHRDVKPANVLISNSGEVKISDFGMAMVAGDAPDSVGGTPGYMAPEQSRGEAPHPCSDLYALGVLLAEMITGQRPQPGQKDPQGAPSKDTVPQALRSLLGALLSVEVEQRPASAREVANALEQYVAAARASSGHSPRDELAERAKRCRSRAGKQESGELTLETDFLRDGADPDFTDRMTTHATLPDQRSPRDSGPAGPAPQPAEPKRQASPTGRAAPAIALLAGCVLIAWLAASGVDWSFLGTPSAGKQVSEKSGSRAGTGTHSATPVVSIAPARSPDPPSPVRMSTLGDPRGAKAETPAGRPPGAGPTRAKGPASSRASGLDSAAGKRPGRLRPVRARRGQLKQVAAARHEAGASPAARGAAGSQAGMGTTPVPGRLSINAIPWAEVYLGHRKLGVTPLFGLELSPGDHNLRLVNRPLGTERQSRVRIESGRTRNLVVDLR